The genome window CAAAGCTTCTCCACATAGGTCAGACTTGTGGCATACCCGCCATCCTTGATGATCTGCACAGCCTTCTTATAATCAGTACAGCCCTTCAGCCCTCCATATCTCTGCTTCTTCCCATTCATCGCACCAAGCAGATAAGCGGAATGGTCAGCAATCGAATCCTCAAAGCAAGGATATTTCCTAAAGTCAGCCGTAATCGTAACCATGCTGCCGTCAGGATTCTGTTCCTGCGTCTTCTTCGTGTACTTGTTCTTGCCGTCCCAGCTGGATCCGCTCCATGTATTCCCGGACAGGCCGCACTTCATCCCGAAGAGATTATTGGCATTCTGTGCAAGCTCACTCTTTCCATACCCGGATTCCAGAATGAACTGAGCTAGTGATACCGATGCCAGAATGCCGCTCTTCTTCTGGTCAGCCGTAAACAAAGCACCGACCTTCTTGATTGCATCCGCCTCAGACAGATCCTTCAGGACAGATGCCTGCATCCCCTTGGAAGCAGATCCAACATCAGAATCAGAAAATTCCTGCAGTGCCTTCGTCACCTTCTCAGCCAGATCGCCCATCCTCGCATACATCCAGTTCCCCGGACAGGATTTATTAGCAAACCACCTGTGAACCGTCAGAATCATCTCCCCGCTCTTCGGAGAATAATTCAGCGTCTTATCCTTATCCCCGAACCAGATCAGCTTATTCTTACCATTCCTCTTGCAGATATCGATGCAGAGCTCGATCAGGCTCTTGTACACCACATCCCGGAAAGCATAAGGCTCCGTGGTATCGGAAGCACACTCGATTGTGATCGCCCTCTGATCATTGGCATTGCTGGAAGAGCACCATGACCGGTTCTTCTCTTCCACATACATCCCGACACGCCCATCCCTGTCGATACCGTAATTGCTGGATGCCTGTGTGCCGGTCTTTTCAAACCATTCCCCAAGCCCCTCAGCCGTACACTGCCCCACCACACAGTGAGGCGTGATCCGGTCAATCGCATGTGTCCTCTGCCCGGAATGATTCGGGCTGAGCTTCGTATAAACCACCATAGAACTGTTTGTATATGCCATTATTCCTCACCTTCCTTTTTATCCTCTTCCTCCTCGCTCCGGTCATGAAGCTGCTCCAGAACCTTATGAAGCTTACTCGGAATTGGAAGTCCTAAGTACGCCGCATTCTCCACCAGCGACAATCCCTCATTGGAGATATAAAAGAAGATCACCGCCGTCCTCAGCACGCTTCCGCTGCCGATCACCTGTGTGTCCAGCAGATGCCCGATGCCTACCAGCGCAAAGATCAACACCTTCCTGCAGATACCCTTGAAGCCCACGGCAGACGAAAGCTTCTTATCCACCACCGCACACATGATGCCGGTGATATAATCCAGTACCACGAAAGCCAGAAGCGCATACAAAAGCCCGTCACAGCCTCCAAGGAAATACCCAAGCCATCCTCCGACCGCGGCAAAAACCGCCTGAATCACATTCCAAAACTCTTTCATCACAAATCCCTCCTTCATTGCATTAAAATAGGGACAGCCAAAGCCATCCCTTGAGAACAATTATTAAGCTGCAAAAAGCCTTTATGTTGCCGTCTCTTCTGTCAGTTCATACGTGATCTTCATCGTCATCTCCGTGGTCTTTACAACCGCCGAAGAGAGATTGTTGATACTGACCATATAAGGCATCAGCATATAGCACATCATATACTCATTTCCGTAGCTGCTTGCCCATGCGAACAGGAACTCCCTGTACTGGAATAGCGGCGTGCCGATTTCTTCGAATCTCGTACTTCCGGATGTCTTTATGACCTCATCGTTGATCGTCACCTGGAAATCACTGCCTATGATCAGGTCTCCAACTATTACCAGATAATTCTCCGATGACCCGGAACCACCCAACGGTTTTAATCCCGAAGTGAAGCCGAAAGCGATCAAAGTCACATCCGTAGAATTGCTGAGATTAATCTTGTAAATTCCCTTTTTGTCATACGCCGGCAAATACAGATACCCGTTACGGATAACGCCCCTCGTCTTCCGCTCAGGATAATTATCCGCCCCAAAACTTCCTATCGGCTGCAGTTTTGCATTTGCCAGTGTCCAAGAGCCTTCCGTAAAGCTATAATCAGACTTTTTTATCTTGATCCACAACATGGTGGCACTTCCCGATGAGTTTCCTTCATTTGAGAATCCGTACCAGTATCCGTCATGCCCGTCCAGGAAGTCCCCATACAATGTGTAACTCCCCAGAAATTTAAAAGTTAAACAGGCCAGCGCTGTCTCTTCCAACACCGTATAGTCGGCTCCATTCAGCCTCTCGTTTAATCCAACAGAGAAAATCGGAAACCTCATCTTCTTAACGATCGCGGAAGAAGTATCAAATGAAATGGAATACATGATCTCATTTTCAAAATCAATCTCCACGGCCTGAAACAGAGGAAGCTGCTTTGCCAGTGAAACATTTCCCAGATCAAGCTTACCGATCTCCAGAAATGGAGTGTTATCCCCCACGCTGCTTCCATAAACATTCAGTCCGCCCTTTGCGGAAGTCAGGGCTACTGCAGCGATTGCGCCGTTTCCCTGTGAAGGCGTAAACTCCCAGACGAAACGATAGCCGTTATCCAACGCCTTGCTTTCCGTCAGGTTCAGACTCCCCCTTGCGGCATTTGCGGTTGAATTGACATTATTGGATGCATACGCACCCGGAAGGTTATCTGACATCGGATAAATATTTGCCGCATCCTCTGTCAAAGTTTTCGGAAACAGGAGAAGCCCTCCGATCATATTAGGGCAGATGGGAAGCAGGTTATCGTTCCAGATGAAGCCGGGATATTCCGTAAATGTGTTATAGAAGATTCCCATCGGGTTGGTACCCAGAATCTCATTCGCCGCATTCGTGATCATATTTTCTTCCGTAAGGCTCTCCACCACCTCACCACTGGCAGCATCCGTCAGAACCAGCGTCATGGTACCTTTTAATCTCTTGCTCATATCATCCCTCCAATATAAAAGGACGGGCAAAGGCTCCAATGCCAGTCCGTCCGGCTAATACTTCCGAAAGTGCTTCATTATGCACAATCCGGTATTCCATGTTCATCACATCCGTCAATGCTTTTGTTCTTAAATTTCCACCGAACTTAAGCCTTGTAATGCTGTCTGAAAGATTGATCGTTCCATCCCATGCGTCGCCTGCTGCCATCGACTGGCCGCTGATAGAAGCAATGATCCCGCCCACATCAATGGAAGCGGACCCGCTATCCATCCTGAGATACACATTAAAGGTATTCGTGTAATTCGGGATGATCCGCTCAATCGGGTAATACAAAAGCATCGTATGCTTCCCGGAATGCCAGGTCTCCATCGGATGATGGATCTCCACGATTTCATCATTCAGCTCAAAGGTCACATACGCAATTGCCTGTCCATCCTCTGTCCAGGACACCGGCAGCTCCACCTCCACTGCCTGTTCTGCTGTTATTCCTATAACCGTACTCTCAGCTTCCGGATCCGCTTCAGCAGAATTGACCTTCACCGATGGAATCACCACATTTCCGTATACCGTTGCAGACCGATTCACTGCAGCCGCCACGGCGTCGATGATAATCTGTCCAAAGAACTGGGCATGATTCTCTTCTGAAGAGGCAAACTGGATGCTGATAATCTTCACATCCGTATCATTCACCGTAAAGACTGATGCATTGGTAAAGGTATGGATTCCTATCTTTCCTGCCTCAATCTGATTCAGGAGCCCGGAGATGTTCTTATCGTTCTTACTCTTCGCCCTAGCAAGCCTTGGATTCTTACCAACGCCCTTCAGGCTCATCCTGCCGCCGATCTTACAGCTCATGGAAGTGACCACAGACATCTTTGCAGAATCTGCCTGACCACCCGTGAACTGAAGCACGTCTCCCAGATCAAGCGCCGGATTTCCTATTGTATCCGATTCGAAGGGCACATAATTCACAATCGCAATGTCATTCAGGATATTCGTGATCAGCTCATGCCTTGTCTCATCCAGACCAAACTGCAGAAGCGGGTTCACCCCTAAATTCATGGTCAGCCCGTTATCCGGATCCAGTGCATAATACTCTGCAATCTGCGTTCTCAGGTTCGTGGAGCTCACCGCTGTATATCTGGTGATGAAATCCGAAAAACTGGATGTGAACCTATGCCTTCTCTCCACCATCAGCACTGGCGTATTCCCATACTTGCGAAGCTCCAGCTGTCCTGCCCTGTTTATCACAAAGAAACCTCCCAGCACCTGCCCCACATAATAGAGCACATCCCTGTAGGTCTCGATATCATTATCCGAATAGATGGACAGGTTCTCCGCACCGTTCGGAAGCGATTCATAAAACGCCTGATCCTGCGCCATTTCCACATGACACGCCGTGCAGCATAGATTTACAAAATCAAAGCCTGTGCCTATGGTCTCAAAACCATTGAAGTTCTTTTCAAACCGAAGCATATAGTCATATGCCTTGATTTCCAGACACTTCGCCCTCCTGTTTGCCTCCGACACCTCGAAGACTCCCATTGGAACCTCTTCATAGCTTCCGCCCTCGACCTGGAGATGATAAGTCAATGTAATGATCGCATCTTCCAGCGTGTACCGGTCGATCTCAGAGAAAAGGGAAATCCCCAGCTCCGCAGCATACACAGTCCCCAGCTCGATCTCCGTGGAACCGCAGCACTGACTAGTGATATATCCACTCCCCTTGACGATGTCATTCCGGTCAAAGTCATAGACATTCCCGGCTTTTGTCGTGATCCTGCCCGTCCAGTAATATTTTCTTGTATTTGCCTTCACAGCATTAAGGAAGGCATTGCTCACTGGATACATAAACGTCCTCCTTAAAACTCCTTCAACGTAAACGACACCTCCCACAGCCCTCCATAGGAAGTATCCGCCGCCAGCTTGCTTTTGAAACCGTCAATATACATCTCCGTATTCACGGTGTTCATGGTCTCCGTGTCCAGGTATCCTACCGTGATCTTCGCCAGCTTCTTGTATGCGGACAGCTTCATCAACCACATCTTCGACACATGGAAACTCACGCTGATTTCCACGATGCCCTCCCGGACGACATCCCGCTGGGTAGTCCCTGCCTCCGTCACGCCACCGCTGTCCGCCTCCACATCGGAAAGCCCGATGGAATAAGAGGCAGGCATCGGAATATTCTCATTATTGAAAATAAGGTACTGCAAATGTGCCATTTTACCTGCCTCCACTTCTTAGATTCATTCTCTGCTGAGCCGTTACCACAATCTCATCGATCATGTCACCACCGATATAAACCGGTATCACGATATCCCCGGCAGAACCACCACCAGCCAGAGCCGTATTCAGTGCCGTATTGATACCGGAGATCAGATCCGTATTGGACGCACCGCCTCCGGAATAACCACCCTGAGCTGCCATCACCCTTGGAGTAATGGTCAAATCAGAAGTCACGCCATTCATAGCATTCTCAATCATGCCACGGCTTTTCTCAATACCCTTGGCCAGACCGCCGATAAAGTCCGGCATCCAGCTTTCATAATCCGTCAGGGGACCTTCATCCGGTACGGAGAAATGCAGGAACGACCTGATTTTATCAGCCACCGATGATACTGCATCCCCGACCTTCCCGATCATGGACTTAATACCGTTCACGATACCGCCTATGAAATCAGCACCCCACTTAAAGGCCTCTGATGCCAGGTTCTTCACGAAATTGATTGCCTTATCAAACCCACTCTTCACAGCCCCATAGATGTTTCCGCAGACATTCTTGATGCCGTTCAGCATCGCATTGAACGCATTGGAAACCGCATTCTTTATGGCATTGGCCGCATTCGATACCGCTGACTTGATATTATTCCAAGCCGTTGTGACTGCATTCTTTATGGCATTCACGATCGTGGTAATGGTCGATTTGATCCCATTCCAAACCGTTGTCACCACAGATTTGATTGCATTCAGCACCGTAGTGATCGCGGTCTTAATCCCATTCCAAGCCGTACTCAGGAAGGTAGAAATTGCGTTCACTACAGTCATGATAACCGACTTGATGCCGTTCCAGATCGTGGTGAAAAACGTCTTTATTGCATTCCACACGGTCATCACGGTATTCTTGATCGTGTTCCATGCTGTAGTCAAGAACGTACTGATTGCATTGACCAATGTTGTGAAGATACTCTTGATTCCCTCCCACAACCCGGTAAAGAAATCCTTTATTGCATTCCAAACCGTTGTGGCCGTGGTCTTGATTGCTTCCCACGCCGCCTTAAAGAATACCTTCAATGCTTCCCATACGGCAATGGCAATCTCCTTGATGCCTTCCCACAGATCAATCCAGAACTGCCGGAACTCTTCACAGTTATTCCAAAGATAAATGAAAGCCGCAACCAGCGCCGCAATCGCAGCAATAATAAGCACAATGGGATTGGCAAGCATCGTGGCATTCAGTGCTGCAAACGCTCCCTGGACAACCTTAATTACCCCTGCCAGCTTCGGAATAATCGTCATGATTGTACCGACTGCAGAGATTACTTTTCCCACAATGATCAGCACCGGACCGATCGCAGCCGCCACCAGGGCAACCGTCACGATCACTTTTCTGGTACCCTCATCCATCGAATTAAGCCAGTCCACAAACTTCTGGATCCATCCGACAATGCTTCTGATCGCAGGCATCAGAAGGTCACCAAAGGAAATCGCCAGCTCTTCCAGCTGTGACTTCAATATCTGAAGCTGACCGGCAAGGTTATCCTGCATGGTGTCCGCCATGCCCTCAGCCTTACCGTCACAGTTTGCAATCGCACTTGAAAGCTTATTGATATCCCCTTCCCCGGCATTCATCAGTGCCAGGAATCCGGACATCGCATTCTTTCCTACCAGAGATTCAGCCGCTGCCGCCTTCTCCGATTCAGACAAGCCCGAAAATGCCGTTCTGCAGTCAGCCAGGATACCCGACAGTTCCCTCATGGAACCATCCGCATTAGTAGTGGCTACCGTAACCTCTCCGATATTGGCACCGCAGATCTTCACATCCCCGGACAGGTTCGTCATGATGGTTCTTAACGAAGTACCTGCCTGGGTGCTCTTGATACCGGCATTTGCCATCAAGCCGATAGCCTCAGCCGTATCCTCCACAGAGAATCCCAAGGAACCGGCAATAGGCGCACAGTACTTGAAGGTCTCACCCATCATGGAGACATTCGTGTTTGCATTACTCGATGCCGCCGCAAGCACATCCGCGAAATGCCCGGAATCCGCAGCCGTCAGGCCAAACGCTGTCAAGGCATCCGTCACGATATCGGAAGTAGTCGCCAGATCCTCACCGGAAGCAGCCGCCAGGTTCATAACTCCCTCAATGCCGGAAAGCATATCCTCCGTCTTCCAGCCTGCCATCGCCATATAGTTCATGGCTTCCGCTGCCTCAGAAGCAGAAAACTTTGTCTTTGCCCCCATCTCACGGGCTTTCTCTCTCAGGGCATCAAAATCAGAGCCCGTTGCCCCTGATACCGCCGCCACCTTACTCATGGCAGAGTCAAAATCAGCGGCAGTTTTCACCGCCGCCGTGCCCAAGGCTGTCACACCTCCTGTCACTGGAAGGAACTTCTTTCCGACATTCGTAACATTATCTCCGACTGCCTTCAGCTTCTCACCCTTTGCGGCAATACTCTGAAGAGCCGTCGCAGACTGGTTCGCCTGTTCCTCCAAAGATTTAAGCTTTGCTTCCGTCTCTGCAATCTCGCGCTGCAGGCCGTCATACTGATCCTGTGTGATCGCACCTTCCTTCAGTGCCTGCTCTGCCTGTTCCGCCGCTGTCTTTAAGGTCTCCAGCTTTTCCTTCGTTTCCTTGACGGCATCTCCCAGAAGCCTGTGCTTCTGTGCAAGCAGTTCCGTATTACCCGGATCAAGTTTCAGGAGTTTATCTACATCACGCAGCTGGCTCTGGGTATTTCTGATCTCTGTATTTACGCCCTTTAAGGCAGTCTGTAGTTTAGTAGTATCACCGCCGATCTCAACGGTAATCCCCTGAATCCGTCCAGCCATTCGTTAAGTCTCCTTCCCTTTAGAATCGATCCATATCCTCCTGAGATGCCAGAGTGCTGTAAGCCTCCCTGTTCTCATCATTATTCATTTCCGTGTACATGTCGTTGACCGTCCCAATGGTCAGCTGCTCCAGCTCACTGATATGAATGCCTAATTGCACACATCTCAGGAGCAGGAGCGGCGTTGTCATTTCCCGGTCAGTCGGTCGAAGTTTTTTTACTCTCCACCTGCGTCTGCACATTCAGACCCCAGAGCTCAATGATCTCCGGAAGCACCTGATAAATGGAAAATGTCCCGAACTGGTCAAGCCACTCATCCGGCGTATCAGGAACGCTCTGAGGATTAGCATGCTTCGCCATGATATAGCTGATATCCTCAAATAGCTCCAGCGAAAAAGTATCCAGTGCTGAAGCCTCCGGATCTTCCTGGTCGATACTCTTCTGCAGATCATGGAGATCCTTATAGATATCCCTGTGGAATCTGTTTCTGTATATTCTTGGAATGGCTGCCGATGCCCTGAATGTCACATCCTTGCCATCAATATTCACTGTCTTTGTAAGTGCCATTTCACTTTCCTCCAATCATAGAAATGGGCAAAGCATAGCGGAATGCGAAGCACTCCGCTTTAGCCCATGTCCCAAACCTTAACCCTGTCCTTCCCCGCTGCTCTCAGGAGCCGGAGACTCATACACGCTCTGATACCATCCGTTATAAACCTCATCCTTGGTACTTGCTCCGGTCTTCACCTTCACAACGCCGCCCGGAAGCGGGGAAGCCGTGATCTCCAGGGATTCCGTCTGTACTTCCTTGGAATCCTCCGTAGTCTTGCCTTCGATGGTCGGTCTTGCCGCACTGCAGTAATACAGGCAGTGTCTGATCTTTTTCTTGTCCCCGGAGAACTCGAAAAGCAGGGCAAAACGCTCCGTCTCCACCGTTGCATCCTCTACCAGAACACCGTTTGCATCCTCTGTCTCCTTCAGAATATCCTTACGAAAGCTGTCCGGAAGCAGCGCAATCTCCAGATCACCGGAATAACCGTTATTCGCAGAAGTCATGTAATAAACCATGTCATCCGCATAGAACGGCTCATTGTCACCCTCCGGATCCATCGACAGATTGACAGCTCCGGGAATCGCTACAGGCGTACCAAAGGTCACGGTATTGGTATCCGGATCAAGGGTAGCCTTCGCGTAATGGCAGTTCTTAAGGCCGAACTTCACCTTGTTTGTCGTACTCGGCATAATAAACCTCTCTTTCCGCTATACGCTCATTGTGTACAGCACTTCGTATAATTTTTCAGTTTCAATCCATACCTCCGATTTGTTCCAGAAAAGCTCATGGGCATTCAGGACTGCCTCCAGCCTGTCCTCCAGCTCCGGATCCTTCTCATCAGTATAAAGTTCAATGCTCAGGTTGGAAAACTCAGCGTACACAACATTGTCCGCCGAAAAATTCTCCGAACCCGGAAATAAAAAGCAGATGAACGGCGGATCAGGACTCTCCCCCTCTGCGAAATGGTCATACGCAAAAGGAATCCCCGTCTCCGACAGCATCTGCATCACCTCTTCATGTGTCATGCTAACCGCCTTTCTGCAGGTCACGCTCGATATCCCTCGTCAGCTGCTCGATGCCTGCCTGCTCTGCCGGTGCGATATGCGGAAAAGCCCTTGTCCTTCCGCCACCTCGCTTCGCATGGCCAAACTCCAAAAGGTGTGTCAGCTGATACCGCTTGGAATGCACCACGATCTGAATGGAATCGGACGTTTCCCTGGTCTTCTTCACCGCCCAGCTCTTGGAATACTTCCCTGTCTTCTTCGGAGCCGTGCTTTCAATCTGCTGCTTCACCATCTTCCCGGCTTTCTGGACATCCTTCTTCAGGTCATCTGCCGCAAGCTTCGCGTAATCCTCCATGCCCTTCATCACAGTATCCGCCAGCTGTTCGATCCTAATTGTCTGTGCCATCAGCGCCGCTCCTTCCTGCAGGTGAACTTCAATGACTTCTTCTTAAAATTCATATGGTCAATGTTCACAATGTTGTAGATCTCACCCATGAACATCACTCGGTAATGCGTGGAATCAATCGCGGCTGACTTCCGGCAATACCGGACCGATACCGTCATGGAGAAATCCTCAACCGTAGTACCGGCAGCCTGTTCTTCCTTGGAACTCGCCTTTCCCTCGCCGCCAATGGTGGCAAAGCAGGTATAGTAATCAGTCCATGCATTCTTGTGGTTTCCGTACTTATCCGTCACGGTCTCATTCTTCTGGAATGTTACCTTCGATCTCAAAGCCGCCATATCCATCAGAATCCCTCCTTCCGGCTGCCAAACAGCAAAGCCCGGAGCGTCAGATCCATTGCATGATGGTCAGCCTCTTCCCTATGCTCATACAGATAAGCCACTGTAAACATCACAGCAATCTTTCCGTTCTGAGCCGCAGTCAGATCCGACTCATCGTCCGTCCGCAGGATATCCATGCACTGCTTTTTAGCAGCTGTTATAAGATTCTCAATCAGTGAATCATCATCCTCGAAATCAACCCTCAGGTAATTCTTCATCTCTTCCACAGTTACGATCATCTGAAATCACCTCACTCGTCCTCACAAGCTCCATATCGCTCGCTTCTTCGCAAGCTCAAAAGCTCGTTCATTCCGCTGCTCGTCCTCTCCCCACGAAGCAGGCTTCGTGGGGATCCTATTACGGCGACAGTACAATCATCTGCACTGCCGCCGTTTTCATTACTTCCTATGATCAGGATCCGGACTTCATCTTCAGAAGCTGGATACCCTCAGGAAGGATCACCTTGCCGTCCACACGCTCAGTCGCAACAAAGCCAACCTGGCCATTGGTGCTGTAGAGCTCATTCAGTCTCTGTACGGTTCTGCCCGCCCTGTCAGCGATCCAGTAATTCTTGAAATCACCGAATGCAACCGTGAGCGCCCCTGCCGCCATCGTAGGAACATAAGGACTGGTATGGAGCTCATATCCAAGCAGTCTGTCAGGCTGTCCTGCCTGAAGGGAAGGCTGCCAGAGATAAGCACCGTTATTATCCTTCAGCTTACGGATCGCAGAGATCGTTGCATCGTTCATGAGGAACCTGGCATTCCTGCGATAAGGGCTCTTAAGCGCATAGACAAGGCTGATCAGCTCATCCGCCGTAATTGCAGCCGCCGCAGCCGCAGTCACACCAACAGTACCGCCGTTTGCTGTAAAGATACCGGCAGGCTGATTGGTGCCGGTACCGACACAGAAAGCCTGCTCTTCCGCAATACCGAAAGCCCTTGCAAACTCACCGGCGATATAGGATTCAAGGTCAAATGCAGAATCCTGTAGAAGCTCGATGGAAACCTTCACAAGGTCAGTCAGCTTGAAAGCATCAATGGTCTTCTGGTCGAAGGTCGGATTGCTCTCGGTATAAGCCGCATTCTCAGCCGTCCACTGGGCAGCGGAATGAGCAGCCGCAACCGGGATCTTTCTCTCAGCGCTGGTGGTGATCACCTTTGCAAGGGAACGCACCACGTTCGCCTCATCCAGACCGGTCACAATCTGACGCTCGAACTCTTCCGGCACAAGATAACCGCCGTCTGCCTGCACGCCCTCGGAAAGCACGTTGTGGACAAGTCTCCTGCCGCGCAGATGCGCCCCAAAATCCTCCCTGTAGGCATTGGATGCCCTGCCGGTCTTTTCCTCGACCTTCTGGACCGGTCTTCCGGTCAGCGGCTGATTCACTGCCCTGCTAAGCTCAGCCTCACGCGCTTCCGCCCTCTGCTCTCTGTCGATAGCCGCAGTAAGGTCTTCAATCTCCTGCTCCATTCGGCTGTAAGTCGCGTTATCCTCCGCAGACAGAATGCCGTTCTCATTCTCGTGGGTATCCACAAAGTTCTTCGCGGTCTCCCACACCTTCGCTCTCTTCTGAATCATTTCATTGATAGTCATAGGTCATATCCTCCATTAAATGAATTTCTTGATAAAATTTAAGCGCTCCCTGATCTCATCAGCGGAACGCCCGTCACCAGAATTGTTTTCAGTTACCTCAGCTGCACCGGTGCAGCCGTCTTCCAGACCACCGCCGCTTGGAGCCTTGATCCTGCACTTCGCAGAAATCTTATCCATCAGCGAATTGGTCACCGCCGCCCTGGAATAGAGCATCGACACCTCCGGCGCATCCAGATCATCTGCCTCAGATGCATCTGCCCTCTGCAGTACATCATCTGCAAACCCCAGCTCCACCGCCTTGTGCGCATCCATCCAGGTCTCCGCATCCATCAGATGTGAGATCTTCGTCCTGCTCATGCCGGTCTTGATCTCATAGGCATTCATGATGGATTCCTTCACCTCAGCCAGCATGTTGATCGCCTTCTGCATCTTGGCCGTATCGCCAAAAGCGATAGTCGCCGGATTATGGATCATCATCATACTCACAGGACTCATCAGAACCTTCGTCCCTGCCATAGCAATCACGCTTGCCGCCGATGCCGCAATGCCATCAATCTTCACCGTGACATCGCCCTTATAATCCATCAGCATGTTGTAGATCTGAGCAGCAGCCACACAGTCGCCGCCCGGACTGTTGATCCAGACCGTGATATCTCCCTTCCCGGCATTCAGCTCATCTCTAAAAAGAGCCGGTGTGACATCATCGTCAAACCAGCTCTCTTCCGCTATCGTTCCATTCAGGAAAAGCACCCTCTCAGTTCCCTCTTCGTTTGAAGCCTGGTCTCTGATCTTTCTGCTCTTCCAGTTCCAAAACTTCTTCATAAGACGTTTATCCTCCTTCCCATCTTCGCCTTCTCAGCAGCTGCTCCGATTCACCTTCCTGTCCGGGCTCACTGCCTGCACTCTCCGTTTCATCAGCACCGCCGTCCGCCGCAAATATCCCGGCATCCTTCAGCTTCGTCATATTTCCATTGATCAGGTACAGATCGCCGCCTTCCTCCGCCGGTATCCTGTCCAGATTCTCCAGTTCCCTGATATCATTTGCAGACATCCAGCCGTTCTGTCTGGCTGTCGCATAACCGTTCATCCTGCTCTGGTAGTCACCACGCAGAAGCCCGTCCACATTGAACTTGAAGAAAAACTTCCTTTTTTCCTCCTTGGTCAGCAAGGCTCTCACCATTGCCTGCTCCCACCGGCTCACCCAGGGATCCAGCGTATACTTCACAAATTCCAGCGACTGCTGCTCAATGTTATTGAAGCTGGACTTCTCCAAATCCCCGATCATATGAGGCGGCACACGGAAAATCCTCGCAATCTCATCAATCTGGAATTTCCTTGTCTCCAGGAACTGAGCCTGCTCCGGACTGATGCTGATAGGCGTGTACTTCATCCCCTCTTCCAAAACAGCGATCTTGTTTGCATTGCCGGAACCTCCAAATGTCGCCTGCCAGCTCTCACGAACCCTGGAAGGATCCTTGATCGTACCCGGATGTTCCAGCACCCCAGATGGAGCCGCGCCGTTTGCAAAGAACTTACTTCCGTATTCCTCTGTAGCAATCGCAAGCCCTATTGCATTCTTCGCCATCGCAATCGGTGAATATCCAACCAAACCGTCAAAGCCTAACCCTGGAATGTGCAACACATCATGAGGCTGAAGCCTTACGGTTCTTCCAACTCTGTCCGTGCCCTTCCTTCCGTCAACATCGTCCGCATCATAAACGGTGTATTCGTAATAGAGCCTTCCGGGATCATCTCGGTCCACCTTCATCCGATCCGGCATCAG of Roseburia hominis contains these proteins:
- a CDS encoding glucosaminidase domain-containing protein; translation: MAYTNSSMVVYTKLSPNHSGQRTHAIDRITPHCVVGQCTAEGLGEWFEKTGTQASSNYGIDRDGRVGMYVEEKNRSWCSSSNANDQRAITIECASDTTEPYAFRDVVYKSLIELCIDICKRNGKNKLIWFGDKDKTLNYSPKSGEMILTVHRWFANKSCPGNWMYARMGDLAEKVTKALQEFSDSDVGSASKGMQASVLKDLSEADAIKKVGALFTADQKKSGILASVSLAQFILESGYGKSELAQNANNLFGMKCGLSGNTWSGSSWDGKNKYTKKTQEQNPDGSMVTITADFRKYPCFEDSIADHSAYLLGAMNGKKQRYGGLKGCTDYKKAVQIIKDGGYATSLTYVEKLCSIIEKWKLTEYDVKDSGGGEVIRWFRVRKNWADAKSQKGAYKILDNAKKCADQNPGYSVFDADGKVVYEPKAAEPAVKVPFLVKVSIKDLNIRSGPGTDYGRVQFCPVGVYTIVEVRSGKGSSAGWGRLKSGIGWISLDFVRKI
- a CDS encoding phage holin family protein, with protein sequence MKEFWNVIQAVFAAVGGWLGYFLGGCDGLLYALLAFVVLDYITGIMCAVVDKKLSSAVGFKGICRKVLIFALVGIGHLLDTQVIGSGSVLRTAVIFFYISNEGLSLVENAAYLGLPIPSKLHKVLEQLHDRSEEEEDKKEGEE
- a CDS encoding phage tail tape measure protein produces the protein MAGRIQGITVEIGGDTTKLQTALKGVNTEIRNTQSQLRDVDKLLKLDPGNTELLAQKHRLLGDAVKETKEKLETLKTAAEQAEQALKEGAITQDQYDGLQREIAETEAKLKSLEEQANQSATALQSIAAKGEKLKAVGDNVTNVGKKFLPVTGGVTALGTAAVKTAADFDSAMSKVAAVSGATGSDFDALREKAREMGAKTKFSASEAAEAMNYMAMAGWKTEDMLSGIEGVMNLAAASGEDLATTSDIVTDALTAFGLTAADSGHFADVLAAASSNANTNVSMMGETFKYCAPIAGSLGFSVEDTAEAIGLMANAGIKSTQAGTSLRTIMTNLSGDVKICGANIGEVTVATTNADGSMRELSGILADCRTAFSGLSESEKAAAAESLVGKNAMSGFLALMNAGEGDINKLSSAIANCDGKAEGMADTMQDNLAGQLQILKSQLEELAISFGDLLMPAIRSIVGWIQKFVDWLNSMDEGTRKVIVTVALVAAAIGPVLIIVGKVISAVGTIMTIIPKLAGVIKVVQGAFAALNATMLANPIVLIIAAIAALVAAFIYLWNNCEEFRQFWIDLWEGIKEIAIAVWEALKVFFKAAWEAIKTTATTVWNAIKDFFTGLWEGIKSIFTTLVNAISTFLTTAWNTIKNTVMTVWNAIKTFFTTIWNGIKSVIMTVVNAISTFLSTAWNGIKTAITTVLNAIKSVVTTVWNGIKSTITTIVNAIKNAVTTAWNNIKSAVSNAANAIKNAVSNAFNAMLNGIKNVCGNIYGAVKSGFDKAINFVKNLASEAFKWGADFIGGIVNGIKSMIGKVGDAVSSVADKIRSFLHFSVPDEGPLTDYESWMPDFIGGLAKGIEKSRGMIENAMNGVTSDLTITPRVMAAQGGYSGGGASNTDLISGINTALNTALAGGGSAGDIVIPVYIGGDMIDEIVVTAQQRMNLRSGGR
- a CDS encoding major tail protein; this encodes MPSTTNKVKFGLKNCHYAKATLDPDTNTVTFGTPVAIPGAVNLSMDPEGDNEPFYADDMVYYMTSANNGYSGDLEIALLPDSFRKDILKETEDANGVLVEDATVETERFALLFEFSGDKKKIRHCLYYCSAARPTIEGKTTEDSKEVQTESLEITASPLPGGVVKVKTGASTKDEVYNGWYQSVYESPAPESSGEGQG
- a CDS encoding HK97 gp10 family phage protein, with the protein product MAQTIRIEQLADTVMKGMEDYAKLAADDLKKDVQKAGKMVKQQIESTAPKKTGKYSKSWAVKKTRETSDSIQIVVHSKRYQLTHLLEFGHAKRGGGRTRAFPHIAPAEQAGIEQLTRDIERDLQKGG
- a CDS encoding phage head closure protein, translated to MDMAALRSKVTFQKNETVTDKYGNHKNAWTDYYTCFATIGGEGKASSKEEQAAGTTVEDFSMTVSVRYCRKSAAIDSTHYRVMFMGEIYNIVNIDHMNFKKKSLKFTCRKERR